CTCGCCGAGTTCGTGACCACGCTTCCGGTGGGCACCCGGATCGAAATCAGGTACCTTCGAGGGGATGTGGAACATACCGCGCACACTGAGCTCGCGGCGCAACCGAAAACACTCGCCGCGCCCGCTTCTCCCTTGCTCACCGAAGAGGGTCCGGACGATCCCCGGTCCGGTGAAGATCCCCGTCTCATCCAGCAGATGATCCTGGAACACGAAAGGGAACTCGCAGCCCACCGGATCAAGTTGAACCAACTCAAGCGGCTGCTGGATGAACGCATGCGGCTGATCGGTCGGCGATCCCCGGTCCGGTCCGGAGACGATGGATTCTGAGCGATCGATCCGCCGGGGCCGCCACGTGCTCCAGGCCAAACATCCCTTGCCTGTACGATCCACACCGGTATACATTCACACCACACCTTTTCCACCCGCGCTTTACGATATGAGTTAGACCTTCGCGGTATGCGTCAGGCAGCCGCGGCATCCGCAGTATTCCACCAGGGGAGTGTGCATGGAACACCGAAAACTCGGCCGCACCGATACGTCACTCAGCTTCATTGGCCTGGGCTGCGTAACGTTCGGCCGTGAGATCGACGAGGACGCATCGGCAGCCATACTGGACGATGCAGTCGAAAGAGGGATTAACTGGCTCGATACGGCGGAGGCGTATGGAGGCGGCAATGCCCGGACCTACCGGCGGGACGTGTTGAAAGTCGATGATGTGCGCGAGACCTCGGATATCATGGGCTCTTCCGAGATCATCATCGGAAAGTGGATGAAAGCGCGAGGCTGCAGGGACGACGTGGTGATCTGCTCCAAGGTGAGCAGCGGAAATCGCCCGGAGAACATCGCCCGGGCGCTCCGGGTCAGTCTCGAGCGCTTGCAGGTGGACTGCGTGGACATCTACGAACTGCATTCCCCCGATGAGACGGTCCCCATTGCCGAAAGCCTGGCCGCGCTGGACGAGGAGGTTTCAGCGGGAAGGATCGGGACCGTGGGCTGCAGCAACTTCAACGCTTCCCAGCTCCGGGAGGCCCTGGACACCAGCGCCAGGGGGGGCTATGCCCGATTCGAGGTAGTCCAGCCGCCCTACAACCTGGCCGATCCCGGCGCCCAGGACGAACTGTTTCCGCTGTGCCGGCGGGAGGAAGTGGGCGTCACGTCCTACAGTCCGCTCGCCGCGGGTTTCCTGGCGGGAAAATACACGCCGGACCGTAACGACTTCCCGAAAGGCTCGCGCTTCGACGTGATTCCCGGACACGCGGACATCTACTTCAACGACCGGAACTTCCGCAACGTGGAGCGGCTGCGGGCCCTGGCGGATAACAGGGGAATTCCGATGGTGTGTATGGCCATGGCATGGGCCATGGGGCATCCCGATATCACGTCGGTCCTCGTAGGCGCCCGCCATACCGGCCACCTGGACAACGCCTTCGATGCCCTCGCCCTGAAGGGGGACACGGAACTGCGTGATGAAATGTCGAGTTGGCTGACGGACTGAGCGCAACGCGCAACGGTGCGACAACGACGATTTCGAGAGGGGGATTACGTGGGGTTGGATCCAGTTGAAATGACGAAGGAATTCGTGGATGTGAAGTCCGTCAGCCGGTGGAGCAACGCGGCGGTATCCGACCTCGTCGAAGACCGGATGAAGGCATGCGGACTCGAAGTGGAACGGCTGTCCTACGAGGACGAAAACGGCGAACTGAAGGTCAGCCTCGTCGGACGCAAGGGTGAAGGCGAGGGCGGCCTGGCCTTCCTGTCCCATACGGATACGGTGCCGGGGCAGGAGCAGGACTGGGACGCCTATCACGGCGTGGTCGAAGGCGACCGGCTGCTGGGACGGGGCAGCTGCGACATGAAGGGCCCGCTGGCATGCACCATGATCGCCGCCGCGCAGGTGGACGCGGAACGGCTGAAGAAGCCGCTGATCGTGGTGGCGACGGCCGACGAGGAAGTGGGTGGAGGCGGTGCGCACCAGGTCGCCACGGAATCCCGCATCATGGGCGCCGTTCGTCCTACCTACGGCGTGGTGGCCGAGCCGACCAGCCTGACGCCGGTGTACGCCCACAAGGGCTCGGCCCACATCGTCGTGACGGCCCACGGCAGGGCAGCACACACCAGCACGGGCCTTGGGGAATCCGCCAATTTCAAGATCGCTCCTTTCCTGGCTGAAATGGCCGAATTGGCGGAGCGGATCAAAACGGATGAACGGTTCCTGAACGCGGAGTTCAGCCCCCCTTCCAACGGGTTCAACATGGTGATCACCGACTACGACACGAAGCAGAACGTCTCCGCGGCGCGGTCGACCTGTCACATCTGCTTCCGCACGATGCCGGACGATCACAGCGAAGAACTGGTGGGCGAACTGGTCTCACGGGCCGAAGGCTACGGCTTCGAGGTTACGAGCAGCATATCACGCCCCTTCTACGCCGATCCTTCGAACCCCATCGTGCAACTGGCCTCCGATGTCACCGGCGGCAAGCGGCCGGAGACCGTGCCCTACGGGACCGACGCCCCCCATTTCAGGGAGCAGCTGCAAATGGTGGTCCTGGGACCCGGCAGTATCGAGCAGGCCCACACGGTGGGCGAATACGTGGAAATACCGCAGCTTTACGAAGCGGTGGACATCTACGCACGCATGATTCACGAAGTTTGCTTATAGGAGTCGATCCATGGCGGATTCCGTAGGATATACCGATACCTCCGTAATACCCGGCAGCAAATGGCGCGTCCACGACGGCGACCGGCCCCAGCCCCGCGTGGTCACGCCGGGCGGCGCCTGCGGGAGCCCTCCCTCAGACGCGGTCGTGCTCTTCGACGGATCTGACCTCGCCCAGTGGGTCGGCCGCGATGGAAGCGACGCCGCGTGGAAGGTGGAATGCGGCTACATGGAGGTAAACGGCACGGGGGACATCTCGACCCGCGCGCATTTCGGCGACTGCCAGCTTCATCTCGAATGGGCCACGCCCGAAGAGGTGGTCGGAGACAGCCAGGGCCGGGGCAACAGCGGCGTGTTCCTGCTGGGGCTCTATGAAATCCAGGTGCTGGACAGCTTCGACAACCGGACCTATGCCGACGGTTCCGCCTCGTCCATTTACGGCCAGTACCCTCCCCTGGTCAATGCCAGCAGGGGACCGGGTGAATGGCAGAGCTACGATATCGTCTTCGAATCGCCTTCGTGGGACGGCGACAGGCTGGTGAAGGGCGCGCACCTGACGGTTATCCACAACGGGATCGTGGTGCACCACCGTCAGCGGGCCGTCGGTCCCACCGGGCACAGGGACCTGGCGAACTACGACACGCCCCACACCGACACGGGCCCCCTGCAACTGCAGGATCACGGCGATCCCGTCCGGTTCCGCAACATCTGGATGAGACGCCTTACCGCCTACGACGCATCCTGAGCCGTCAGGTCTGCCCGGGTTCGCCCGTTTCGCCCGTTTCGCCCGGTTCGCGTACCCAGATCAGGATGACGAAGGATGCGGCCGCGGCCATGACGCCGCAGGCCGCTCCGACGGAAGGATATCCGAAGGCGACGTAGAGCACGCCGCAAAGCGCCGTACCCCCGGCGATGCCGAATTCCGCCACTGTGTTCTTGAGCGCGATGAGCGTGCCGCGTTCCTCGTCGGATGCCATGGCCGTCACGAGCGCCTGAAGCGGCGCGTGGCGGAAGGCCCCGGCGATGCCGGTGAGGATGAACCCGCCGAAGACCACCGGCAGCAGGCCGATTACCCAGGGTATAGTTGCCAGCAGGCCGGCCATCACCAGCCCGCTCACCACCACGACGCCCCTTTTACCCGCGCGGTCCGAGATGTATCCGGCCAGAGGGCTGCCCACCAGTGCGCCCAGTCCGCTGAAGAGGAATATCAGGCCGATCCAGTCGGTCGAGAGTCCGTAAGCCTCCCGCAGCCACGTCCCCACGTAGGTGATGAAACCGACGGTGGAAGCCGATACGAGAAAAGACGCAGCAACCACCGCCAGGGGGCCGGTTCGTCCGAGGAATCGACCGTAGCTTCTTGCCAGGTTGTTGATGGAGACCGCGCGGGCCGCGCTGACCGCGCTGACTGCGTGGACCTCTCCGTACGCACCGTCTGCACCGCCCGCACTGCCCGTACCGCCCAAGCTGACCTTGCGGGCCATGCTGACCGCCGGAACGCGATGAG
Above is a genomic segment from Gemmatimonadota bacterium containing:
- a CDS encoding aldo/keto reductase; the encoded protein is MEHRKLGRTDTSLSFIGLGCVTFGREIDEDASAAILDDAVERGINWLDTAEAYGGGNARTYRRDVLKVDDVRETSDIMGSSEIIIGKWMKARGCRDDVVICSKVSSGNRPENIARALRVSLERLQVDCVDIYELHSPDETVPIAESLAALDEEVSAGRIGTVGCSNFNASQLREALDTSARGGYARFEVVQPPYNLADPGAQDELFPLCRREEVGVTSYSPLAAGFLAGKYTPDRNDFPKGSRFDVIPGHADIYFNDRNFRNVERLRALADNRGIPMVCMAMAWAMGHPDITSVLVGARHTGHLDNAFDALALKGDTELRDEMSSWLTD
- a CDS encoding M20 family metallopeptidase, with amino-acid sequence MTKEFVDVKSVSRWSNAAVSDLVEDRMKACGLEVERLSYEDENGELKVSLVGRKGEGEGGLAFLSHTDTVPGQEQDWDAYHGVVEGDRLLGRGSCDMKGPLACTMIAAAQVDAERLKKPLIVVATADEEVGGGGAHQVATESRIMGAVRPTYGVVAEPTSLTPVYAHKGSAHIVVTAHGRAAHTSTGLGESANFKIAPFLAEMAELAERIKTDERFLNAEFSPPSNGFNMVITDYDTKQNVSAARSTCHICFRTMPDDHSEELVGELVSRAEGYGFEVTSSISRPFYADPSNPIVQLASDVTGGKRPETVPYGTDAPHFREQLQMVVLGPGSIEQAHTVGEYVEIPQLYEAVDIYARMIHEVCL
- a CDS encoding DUF1080 domain-containing protein, whose amino-acid sequence is MADSVGYTDTSVIPGSKWRVHDGDRPQPRVVTPGGACGSPPSDAVVLFDGSDLAQWVGRDGSDAAWKVECGYMEVNGTGDISTRAHFGDCQLHLEWATPEEVVGDSQGRGNSGVFLLGLYEIQVLDSFDNRTYADGSASSIYGQYPPLVNASRGPGEWQSYDIVFESPSWDGDRLVKGAHLTVIHNGIVVHHRQRAVGPTGHRDLANYDTPHTDTGPLQLQDHGDPVRFRNIWMRRLTAYDAS
- a CDS encoding MFS transporter produces the protein MTEKSREGNNRLIVVLFGLMFVAVADNQMISPLLPDLMAAFGMGAGRAGLLVSVYAIAAAVVSFAIGPLSDRTGRRRMLIAALILFTAATLLCGLAWDYASLVAFRAVTGAAAGALSLNITACIGDHFPYRRRGAAMGLVMSGYFAAMILGVPAGAFVAEAWSWRWAFGVFAGAGLLLWAPALAVLPHRVPAVSMARKVSLGGTGSAGGADGAYGEVHAVSAVSAARAVSINNLARSYGRFLGRTGPLAVVAASFLVSASTVGFITYVGTWLREAYGLSTDWIGLIFLFSGLGALVGSPLAGYISDRAGKRGVVVVSGLVMAGLLATIPWVIGLLPVVFGGFILTGIAGAFRHAPLQALVTAMASDEERGTLIALKNTVAEFGIAGGTALCGVLYVAFGYPSVGAACGVMAAAASFVILIWVREPGETGETGEPGQT